In a genomic window of Flavobacterium sp. KACC 22761:
- a CDS encoding AGE family epimerase/isomerase, which produces MLETNNDIKFDQIQHTDLGQYAGLYKDELLKEVIPFWEKYSIDNQYGGYFTCLDRQGNVYDTDKFIWLQGRQVWTFSMLYNKVEKKQEWLDIALHGAKFLLENGRDAEGNWYFSLNQKGEPLVVPYNIFSDCFAAMAFGELYKATNDSLHKEVAVNTYNNIIARQNNPKGKWSKAYNGTRELKNFSLPMILCNLSLLLEEAIGKEVVDRMIPPLIEDIMTNFLNKEHGIIMENVGANGAFSDSFEGRIINPGHGNESMWFLMDIAARYNKPELVKQCEEILIKTTEFGWDKEFGGIYYFLDIKGHPTQELQWNQKLWWVHIETMISFAKAYKLTGNEKSKEWFVKLHDYTWNHFRDEKYKGEWFGYLTREGKPLLEAKGGKWKGCFHVPRGLYELWTTLK; this is translated from the coding sequence ATGTTAGAGACTAATAATGATATCAAATTTGACCAGATTCAGCATACAGATTTGGGTCAATACGCGGGCTTATACAAAGATGAGTTATTAAAAGAAGTGATTCCGTTTTGGGAGAAATATTCTATTGATAATCAGTACGGCGGATATTTTACTTGTTTGGACAGGCAAGGTAACGTTTACGATACTGATAAATTCATCTGGTTGCAAGGTAGACAAGTATGGACTTTTTCGATGCTTTATAATAAAGTAGAGAAAAAACAAGAATGGCTTGATATTGCACTTCATGGAGCAAAATTTTTATTGGAAAACGGAAGAGATGCAGAAGGGAACTGGTATTTTTCTTTAAACCAAAAAGGAGAGCCTTTAGTAGTTCCGTATAATATCTTTTCAGATTGTTTTGCTGCAATGGCTTTTGGAGAATTGTACAAAGCCACAAACGACTCTTTGCATAAGGAAGTTGCCGTAAATACCTATAATAATATTATCGCAAGACAAAATAATCCGAAAGGGAAATGGAGTAAAGCTTACAACGGTACAAGAGAGTTGAAAAACTTTTCTCTTCCGATGATTTTATGCAATCTGTCTCTTCTTCTCGAAGAAGCAATTGGTAAAGAAGTGGTAGATCGAATGATTCCGCCTCTTATTGAAGATATCATGACTAATTTCTTAAACAAAGAACATGGCATCATCATGGAAAATGTGGGAGCAAATGGTGCTTTTAGTGACAGTTTTGAAGGAAGAATCATCAATCCGGGTCACGGAAATGAATCAATGTGGTTCTTGATGGATATCGCGGCTCGATACAATAAACCAGAGCTTGTTAAGCAATGCGAAGAAATTTTAATCAAAACAACAGAATTTGGCTGGGATAAAGAGTTTGGAGGAATCTATTATTTCTTAGATATCAAAGGCCACCCAACACAAGAATTGCAATGGAATCAAAAGTTATGGTGGGTTCACATTGAAACCATGATTTCTTTTGCGAAAGCTTATAAACTAACAGGTAACGAAAAAAGCAAGGAATGGTTTGTAAAACTTCACGATTATACCTGGAACCACTTTAGAGATGAAAAATACAAAGGAGAATGGTTTGGCTATCTGACCAGAGAAGGAAAACCGCTTTTGGAAGCAAAAGGAGGAAAATGGAAAGGATGTTTTCATGTTCCTAGAGGATTGTACGAATTATGGACGACTTTAAAATAA
- a CDS encoding GDSL-type esterase/lipase family protein: MFKSICVFFSTLFMGLLAQENKQVFHNYFYDQRRSFFEAMPAGKNEIILLGDSITNCANWDEIFSGGKVKNRGISGDITLGVLDRMDEIVKRKPKKVFILIGINDIAQKISTETILKNYQNIISKLKNDSPRTVIYIQSILPTNDEFDTFKNHQGKMETIKEMNIELEKLAKENKAEFINLFPHFLDQNGKLSKSYTNDGLHLLGPGYLLWASIIKKYIE, translated from the coding sequence ATGTTCAAAAGTATTTGTGTTTTCTTTTCCACTCTTTTTATGGGGCTTTTAGCTCAAGAAAACAAGCAGGTTTTTCATAATTATTTCTATGATCAAAGACGTTCGTTTTTTGAAGCGATGCCTGCAGGCAAAAACGAAATTATTTTGCTAGGCGATAGTATAACGAATTGTGCTAATTGGGATGAAATTTTTTCGGGAGGGAAAGTAAAAAACAGAGGAATTTCTGGTGATATCACTTTAGGAGTTTTGGACCGTATGGATGAAATCGTAAAACGTAAACCTAAAAAGGTCTTTATTCTCATCGGGATTAATGATATCGCTCAAAAAATCAGTACCGAAACAATTTTAAAAAACTATCAAAACATAATATCAAAATTAAAAAATGATAGTCCTAGAACGGTAATTTATATTCAAAGCATTTTACCCACAAATGATGAGTTTGATACATTCAAAAATCATCAAGGAAAAATGGAAACAATAAAAGAAATGAATATAGAATTAGAAAAATTGGCTAAAGAAAATAAAGCTGAATTTATAAATCTTTTTCCGCATTTCTTGGATCAAAACGGAAAGCTAAGCAAATCCTATACAAATGACGGACTGCATCTTTTAGGTCCTGGTTATCTGTTATGGGCATCCATTATAAAAAAATACATTGAGTAG
- a CDS encoding FAD-dependent oxidoreductase, with protein sequence MKIQIIAFFLFCYGYSQNITKKTVDVLVIGGSTSGTSAGIASSRLGANTLIVEESPWIGGMFTLQGVGACDGNHNLDSGIWNEFRGALRDYYGGAAALETGWVSNTLFEPSVGNKIFNQIAAKEKNLAIIHGYYVTSILKVGNSVKGATFKNDKNETLEVHAKITIDATDIGETLKMAGAAYRLGMDSQKETKEANAPLKANNIVQDLTWVAILKDYGKGTDKTIAKPSNYSASNFTGSCMETVDHKDIDCDKMLSYGKMPNNKYMINWPKKGNDVYLDVVELSREDRNKELLKARNYTLQFVYYIQNELGYKNLGLADDEFNTSDLLAYAPYYREGRRVKGVSFLTYNHVADPYNQKEALYKTGISVGDYPVDHHHKQNPNAPDLGFPAVPSYNVPLGSLIPEKVDGFIVSDKAISASNLINGATRLQPVVLLTGQAAGTLAGVAIKNNIEPRKVSVREVQQSLLNQKAYIMPLYDVKPTDPAFEAIQKITATGILKTKGESYKWANRTWFYPEQNITVQEFTEGLNQFNKKNKIVKSAAILTEQEAVNLLTKAGAKFSKENLSANPISKRNLAILIEESLHAFEKEIDFSGNIKAKK encoded by the coding sequence ATGAAAATTCAAATAATCGCATTTTTTTTATTTTGTTATGGATATTCTCAGAATATCACCAAAAAAACGGTTGACGTTTTAGTAATTGGAGGCTCTACCAGTGGAACATCTGCTGGTATTGCATCTTCCAGATTGGGAGCTAATACATTGATTGTTGAAGAATCACCATGGATAGGAGGTATGTTTACTTTGCAAGGAGTTGGTGCCTGCGATGGTAATCATAATTTAGATTCTGGAATCTGGAATGAATTCAGAGGTGCGCTTAGAGATTATTACGGCGGAGCTGCAGCTCTTGAAACAGGCTGGGTTAGCAATACTCTTTTTGAGCCTTCTGTTGGGAATAAGATTTTCAATCAAATTGCTGCAAAAGAGAAAAATCTTGCAATTATTCATGGCTACTACGTAACAAGTATTTTGAAAGTAGGAAATTCAGTTAAAGGCGCTACTTTCAAAAATGATAAAAATGAGACTCTTGAAGTTCATGCAAAAATCACAATTGACGCTACAGACATCGGTGAAACGCTGAAAATGGCTGGAGCAGCTTATCGCTTAGGAATGGATTCTCAAAAAGAAACCAAAGAAGCCAACGCACCATTAAAAGCCAATAACATTGTTCAGGATTTAACTTGGGTAGCCATCTTAAAAGATTATGGCAAAGGAACGGACAAAACTATCGCAAAACCAAGCAATTATTCAGCCTCAAATTTTACTGGTTCTTGCATGGAAACAGTTGACCACAAAGATATTGATTGCGATAAAATGTTATCGTACGGTAAAATGCCGAATAATAAGTACATGATCAACTGGCCTAAAAAAGGCAACGATGTATATCTTGATGTGGTTGAATTATCAAGAGAAGATCGAAATAAAGAATTATTAAAAGCAAGAAATTACACTTTACAGTTTGTTTATTATATACAAAATGAACTTGGATATAAGAATCTTGGCTTAGCTGACGACGAATTTAATACTTCAGATTTGTTGGCTTACGCGCCATATTACCGTGAAGGACGACGCGTGAAAGGAGTTTCGTTTTTGACTTACAATCACGTTGCCGACCCATACAATCAAAAAGAAGCTTTGTATAAAACAGGAATTTCTGTTGGAGATTATCCTGTAGATCATCATCACAAACAAAACCCAAATGCCCCTGATCTTGGATTTCCAGCGGTACCTTCTTATAATGTGCCGCTAGGATCTCTAATTCCTGAAAAAGTTGATGGATTTATAGTCTCAGATAAAGCGATTTCAGCTTCAAATTTAATTAATGGTGCAACACGTCTACAACCTGTAGTTTTATTGACAGGACAGGCAGCAGGAACTTTGGCAGGAGTTGCAATTAAAAATAATATAGAGCCACGTAAGGTTTCAGTAAGAGAAGTGCAACAATCACTTTTAAATCAAAAAGCATACATCATGCCTTTGTATGATGTAAAACCTACAGATCCTGCTTTTGAAGCTATTCAAAAAATTACTGCAACAGGAATTTTAAAAACAAAAGGCGAAAGCTACAAATGGGCAAACAGAACTTGGTTTTATCCAGAACAAAATATTACAGTTCAGGAATTTACAGAAGGCTTGAATCAGTTTAATAAGAAAAATAAAATTGTTAAAAGTGCGGCAATTCTAACAGAGCAGGAAGCAGTTAATCTTTTAACTAAAGCGGGGGCTAAATTCTCAAAAGAAAATCTTTCGGCAAATCCAATAAGCAAAAGAAACTTGGCAATATTAATTGAAGAAAGCCTGCATGCATTTGAAAAAGAAATTGATTTTTCTGGAAATATTAAAGCCAAAAAATAG
- a CDS encoding DUF5009 domain-containing protein, translated as MKTRALSIDALRGFAIIAMILSGQMILTYLPAWMAHAQVPPNSSFNPNIYGITWVDLVFPFFLFSMGAAFPFSLGSKLESGANKWVLCRDSFFRGLQLVFFAIFFEHMRPFVISNPATIVSSIISLGSFILMFFMFSTETLPFIKASKNPELNSSIIKLAAFAIGFALLLAINFQGKENHDFDLYYSDIILIVLANMAFLASVIYIFTFKKPVYRLLVLPFIMAVFLASTNDGWVKQLYDFTPFAWAYKFYYLKYFFIVIPGTLAGEYIKEWTVAPQNEVRENDNKAIVISLVSLSIIISNVYFLFVRELEMNLVVALGLLILNYFILKSNTSEFGVFWKKLFSAGAYCLVLGLFLEAYEGGIRKDTSTYSYYFVTSGLAFFAILFFSVVCDYFKCIRATKFLVLTGQNPMIAYVATSMVVMPILTILTITNYFDVFNENAFTGFLRGFILTVLAVLITTFFSRKKIFWRT; from the coding sequence ATGAAAACAAGAGCTTTGTCTATAGATGCCTTAAGAGGATTTGCGATTATCGCAATGATACTTTCTGGACAAATGATCCTTACGTATTTGCCCGCTTGGATGGCGCATGCTCAAGTGCCTCCCAACTCATCATTTAATCCGAATATTTATGGAATTACCTGGGTAGATTTAGTTTTTCCTTTCTTTTTATTTTCAATGGGCGCGGCATTTCCTTTTTCATTAGGAAGCAAATTAGAAAGTGGCGCTAATAAATGGGTGCTCTGTCGAGATTCCTTTTTTAGAGGGCTGCAATTGGTCTTTTTCGCCATATTTTTTGAGCATATGAGACCATTTGTAATAAGTAATCCTGCTACTATTGTTTCAAGCATAATTTCGCTTGGCAGTTTTATTCTGATGTTTTTTATGTTTTCAACAGAAACACTGCCATTTATAAAAGCTTCAAAAAATCCCGAATTAAATAGTTCCATTATAAAATTGGCTGCTTTTGCAATTGGATTCGCCTTGCTATTGGCGATAAATTTTCAAGGAAAAGAAAATCATGATTTTGATCTTTATTACAGCGATATTATTCTGATTGTACTTGCAAATATGGCTTTTTTGGCAAGTGTGATTTATATTTTTACCTTTAAAAAGCCAGTTTATCGCTTATTGGTTTTGCCATTTATTATGGCCGTTTTTTTAGCCAGCACAAACGATGGCTGGGTAAAGCAATTGTATGATTTTACGCCGTTTGCATGGGCTTATAAATTTTATTACTTAAAATATTTCTTTATCGTAATTCCAGGAACTCTTGCCGGAGAATATATAAAAGAATGGACTGTTGCGCCACAAAATGAAGTGCGAGAAAATGATAACAAGGCAATAGTGATCAGTCTGGTTTCTTTATCAATTATTATAAGCAACGTTTATTTTTTATTTGTACGTGAATTGGAAATGAATCTTGTAGTTGCTTTAGGTTTATTGATTTTGAATTATTTTATTCTAAAATCAAATACTTCAGAGTTTGGTGTTTTTTGGAAAAAACTTTTTTCGGCAGGAGCTTACTGTTTAGTATTAGGATTGTTTCTAGAAGCTTATGAAGGCGGAATAAGAAAGGATACTTCAACGTACAGTTATTATTTCGTTACTTCAGGTTTGGCATTTTTTGCGATACTTTTTTTCTCAGTGGTTTGCGATTATTTCAAATGCATTAGAGCTACTAAATTTTTGGTTTTGACAGGACAAAATCCAATGATCGCCTATGTCGCGACGTCTATGGTTGTGATGCCAATTCTCACCATTTTAACCATTACAAATTATTTTGACGTATTCAATGAAAATGCTTTTACAGGATTTTTGAGAGGTTTTATACTTACTGTATTAGCTGTTTTGATAACAACTTTTTTCTCTAGAAAAAAAATATTTTGGAGAACCTAA
- a CDS encoding glycoside hydrolase family 10 protein: MQNILKITLLPILLFSLFCCASNVASINGKSPIAPVKGVWVTNVASKALDSKENIIEAVALCKKSGITDIYVVVWNRGTTLYPSKIMKDLFGKPIMERFGDRDPLQEMIDAGHKANIKVHAWFEFGFASSYGENGGAILKKFPNWKAIDNKGNLVTKNGFEWMNAMDPEVQNFVKSLIIEVVKKYNVDGIQGDDRLPAMPSLGGYDTYTVALYKKEHNGNLPPDDYKNADWLTWRADKLTVFLGQLYKELKAIKPKLIVSMAPSIHPWAKEEYLQDWPTWLDKGYCDYVIPQVYRKTIESYTTTLEEQVKFLKKDQKDKFFSGVLLQVNGVNPQPDFLNQMIDVNRKLGVKGESFFFYEGLKAFPEYFSTEYTKK; this comes from the coding sequence ATGCAGAATATCTTAAAAATTACCTTATTACCTATTTTATTGTTTTCGCTTTTTTGCTGTGCGAGCAATGTGGCATCAATCAATGGCAAATCTCCAATTGCTCCTGTAAAAGGAGTTTGGGTTACTAATGTTGCTTCAAAAGCTTTAGATTCAAAAGAAAACATTATTGAGGCTGTTGCGCTTTGTAAAAAATCGGGTATTACAGATATTTATGTGGTCGTTTGGAATAGAGGAACTACTTTGTATCCAAGTAAGATAATGAAAGATTTGTTTGGAAAGCCAATTATGGAACGTTTTGGAGATCGTGATCCATTACAAGAAATGATTGATGCAGGACACAAGGCAAATATAAAAGTGCATGCGTGGTTTGAATTTGGATTTGCTTCTTCTTATGGTGAAAATGGCGGTGCAATCCTGAAAAAATTCCCAAACTGGAAAGCCATTGATAATAAAGGAAACTTGGTAACAAAAAATGGTTTTGAATGGATGAACGCTATGGATCCAGAAGTTCAGAATTTTGTAAAATCATTGATTATAGAAGTTGTAAAAAAATATAATGTTGACGGAATTCAAGGTGACGACCGTTTGCCGGCAATGCCATCACTTGGCGGTTACGACACTTATACGGTAGCTTTATATAAAAAAGAACACAACGGGAATCTTCCTCCTGATGATTATAAAAATGCAGACTGGCTAACTTGGCGCGCAGATAAACTGACTGTTTTTCTTGGCCAACTTTATAAAGAATTAAAAGCAATCAAACCTAAATTGATTGTAAGTATGGCGCCAAGCATCCATCCGTGGGCAAAAGAAGAATATCTGCAAGATTGGCCAACTTGGCTGGATAAAGGATATTGCGATTATGTAATTCCGCAGGTTTATAGAAAAACAATTGAGAGTTACACTACAACATTAGAGGAGCAAGTGAAATTTCTTAAAAAAGATCAAAAAGATAAATTCTTCTCTGGAGTTTTGCTTCAAGTAAATGGTGTAAATCCGCAACCTGATTTTTTAAATCAGATGATTGATGTCAATAGAAAATTAGGAGTAAAAGGAGAATCTTTCTTTTTCTACGAAGGTTTGAAAGCTTTTCCAGAATATTTTTCTACAGAATATACTAAAAAGTAG
- a CDS encoding ROK family protein — protein sequence MNLKDLLDISKDNSLSGQKWHMLRQSIVKRLLSAGNATIAEISSELQSSVPTVTKAVNELLQEGTVVDMGKITNSGGRRPSLYSINPTCAFFLGVEVGRTHMSIGLQNIKNEFISLDLRVPFALKNSQESLLEFCALINNYIEESSVEKKLIVGICINFSGRINSMEGFSYNYFFSENRPLTEIISEQLGLPVHLENDTRAMAFGEYCEGVVDDEQNIIFLNYSWGVAIGIMTDGKLYYGKSGYSGEFGHSTLFENEIICQCGKLGCLETEISGWSLVRQFKEALKEGKHSKIELNENEDLQHLDIISGAINLEDSLCIELVTRQSEKMGRYLSILLNIFNPDLLVIGGDFSQLGDFALLPIQSALKKHSLGLVNRDMKLKKSTLGHRVGVIGACCIVKEKMLSPFFK from the coding sequence ATGAATTTAAAAGATTTACTTGATATTAGTAAAGACAATAGTCTTTCGGGGCAAAAGTGGCACATGCTCAGGCAGTCAATTGTAAAACGATTACTTTCTGCAGGTAATGCAACAATTGCAGAAATAAGTTCTGAATTGCAATCCAGCGTTCCTACAGTTACTAAGGCGGTCAATGAGCTCTTGCAGGAAGGCACCGTAGTGGATATGGGAAAAATAACCAACAGCGGCGGACGAAGACCTTCTTTATATAGTATCAACCCAACTTGTGCTTTTTTCTTGGGTGTTGAGGTCGGACGAACTCATATGTCGATTGGATTGCAGAATATAAAGAATGAGTTTATAAGCCTTGATTTGCGCGTTCCATTTGCATTAAAAAATTCGCAAGAATCTTTGTTGGAGTTTTGTGCGCTTATCAATAATTATATTGAAGAAAGCTCCGTAGAGAAAAAATTAATTGTCGGGATTTGTATCAACTTTTCTGGCCGAATCAATTCGATGGAAGGTTTCAGTTATAATTATTTCTTTAGTGAAAACAGGCCTTTGACGGAAATTATATCTGAACAATTGGGTCTTCCGGTTCATCTTGAAAATGACACACGTGCGATGGCTTTTGGTGAATATTGCGAAGGTGTTGTTGACGATGAGCAAAATATAATTTTCTTGAATTACAGTTGGGGAGTAGCTATCGGGATTATGACCGACGGAAAGCTTTATTATGGAAAATCCGGTTATTCTGGCGAGTTTGGACATAGTACTCTTTTTGAAAATGAAATCATTTGTCAATGCGGTAAATTAGGTTGTCTTGAAACTGAAATTTCGGGCTGGTCTTTAGTGCGACAATTTAAAGAAGCGTTAAAAGAAGGAAAGCATTCAAAAATTGAACTCAATGAAAATGAAGATCTGCAGCATTTAGATATTATTTCTGGAGCCATTAACCTGGAAGACAGTTTGTGTATCGAATTAGTTACAAGACAAAGCGAAAAAATGGGACGTTATTTGTCTATTTTGCTGAATATTTTTAATCCTGATCTTCTTGTTATTGGTGGAGATTTTTCACAGTTGGGAGATTTTGCGCTTTTGCCAATTCAGTCGGCACTTAAAAAGCATTCGCTGGGCTTGGTAAATAGAGATATGAAATTAAAAAAATCAACACTCGGGCATCGTGTAGGCGTAATTGGCGCTTGCTGTATTGTAAAAGAAAAGATGCTTTCTCCCTTTTTTAAATAA
- a CDS encoding DUF3370 family protein gives MKTKKLLCFVITAILTYACSSDDSAEKTAIQSTTKSSAKTALAVNSLVSSDWTSGTLSTSIVPPQNLKFLSGNLSDKQIWKSNNPEIIKGNGWLMQNARVDSSRGGSSNPLSGTFGVYLFHINQSGATKYLHVLVSNPQTTALTISGKGSTYTNAEKPLNGSATGQSYFVSKDWLQNTPRTTFSNVTINPSKVYEVYKATLANNNMVDGSYEITASQGVYVYTVVTSTGNINDAVTATQTAAAGDIYTESTNAYGREAGIYTQSGWSGTTDIDLPSGPSYMGLCLNTSSKFAVGGVYLQNQNAPYSYKLNGASQNTYGNYGHKYTLTLKLNNPNSTAKNVSLTFASNFTSGTNSPSFTFNGPLYLNGALKNIYTTPTQPAQNLANWSIPANSFFNATITFYVPGLITTGQQLILEQTN, from the coding sequence ATGAAAACAAAAAAACTATTATGTTTTGTTATTACAGCAATTCTTACGTATGCTTGCTCAAGCGATGATTCTGCTGAAAAAACCGCCATTCAAAGCACAACAAAATCAAGTGCAAAAACAGCATTAGCTGTCAATTCGCTTGTTTCTTCAGACTGGACTTCAGGGACATTGTCAACTTCGATTGTTCCGCCTCAAAATTTGAAATTTTTAAGTGGAAATTTATCTGACAAGCAAATTTGGAAAAGCAACAATCCCGAAATTATAAAAGGAAATGGATGGCTGATGCAAAATGCTAGAGTTGATTCTAGCCGAGGCGGTTCTTCAAATCCGCTTTCTGGCACTTTTGGGGTTTATTTATTCCACATCAACCAATCAGGCGCTACAAAATACCTGCATGTTTTAGTCTCCAATCCACAAACTACCGCCCTAACCATTAGCGGAAAAGGATCAACTTATACCAATGCTGAAAAGCCATTAAACGGGAGCGCGACAGGACAAAGTTATTTTGTTTCGAAAGACTGGCTACAAAATACGCCTCGTACAACTTTCAGCAATGTGACTATTAATCCTTCTAAAGTTTATGAAGTGTACAAAGCAACATTGGCCAATAACAATATGGTTGATGGGTCATATGAAATTACGGCTTCACAAGGTGTTTATGTTTACACCGTCGTAACCTCAACTGGAAATATAAATGATGCTGTAACCGCCACTCAAACTGCTGCAGCAGGCGATATTTATACCGAAAGCACAAACGCTTACGGCAGAGAAGCTGGAATCTACACGCAATCGGGCTGGTCTGGAACTACAGATATCGATTTGCCTTCTGGACCATCATATATGGGATTGTGCTTAAATACGAGTTCGAAATTTGCGGTTGGCGGAGTTTATCTTCAAAATCAAAATGCGCCTTACTCCTATAAATTAAATGGAGCTTCACAAAATACTTACGGAAATTACGGCCATAAATACACCCTGACCTTAAAGCTGAATAACCCAAACAGTACGGCAAAAAATGTGTCGCTTACTTTTGCTTCTAACTTTACATCGGGAACAAATTCGCCTTCATTTACTTTCAACGGACCGCTTTATTTAAACGGAGCTCTGAAAAATATTTATACAACACCAACACAGCCAGCGCAAAATTTGGCCAATTGGAGCATTCCAGCAAATTCATTTTTTAATGCTACAATAACATTTTATGTTCCGGGATTAATTACAACCGGACAACAATTGATTTTAGAACAAACCAATTAA
- a CDS encoding RNA methyltransferase gives MNDNFVNEYFGIGIQNGKTPENLGVLWRSAQNMGATFIFIIGNRYAKQACDTHDAVKSIPYFHYETFEAFFENLPKGARLVGVELAERASDLETFEHPRRCVYLLGAEDHGLSKKAMDKCHHLVKFKSEKSLNVAVAGTIVMYDRNLSKPRS, from the coding sequence ATGAATGACAACTTTGTAAATGAATATTTTGGCATAGGAATACAAAATGGTAAAACACCCGAAAATTTAGGCGTTTTGTGGCGATCAGCTCAAAATATGGGCGCTACTTTTATATTTATCATAGGTAATCGATATGCAAAACAAGCATGTGACACACACGATGCCGTAAAATCAATTCCTTATTTTCATTATGAAACTTTTGAAGCTTTCTTTGAAAATTTGCCTAAAGGAGCACGATTAGTTGGTGTAGAATTAGCCGAAAGAGCATCTGACCTAGAAACTTTCGAACATCCAAGAAGATGTGTCTATTTATTAGGAGCGGAAGATCATGGCTTATCCAAAAAAGCAATGGATAAATGCCATCACTTAGTAAAATTTAAATCGGAAAAAAGTTTAAATGTGGCCGTGGCGGGAACGATTGTTATGTACGACAGAAACTTGTCGAAGCCACGTTCTTAA
- a CDS encoding sensor histidine kinase: MKLSTQIILAFTLIILLSAADSYSNYRLSLKVNQNSEFLSKSEEVIRNSNKTHRAILQMQSAVRGYLLTNDSTYLAPYYSGIEKVPGFIVEQHTLIDSNTIQASILDSISILHAEWLSYTSELIRARKENPSTYINLLDTKLKKHISKNINDSITKKFKNFERIEYKTRAHHSEMLLHSLTKTRTYSLVFLTLTVFVGICSTAYIVIMITKRINSMVRVADTISKGRFTIVQDYKNDELSALAASLNIMSRRLEKNIQELENKNEELNKFAYVVSHDLKAPLRGIYNVISWIEEDLSSELSPALKNYLSIIPKRTQRMEALINGLLEYARLNRKTTPEFVDTNILVHEIAQSIVPREFTLQIINLPELVTERLKLEQVFSNLISNAVKYSKPENPSIEIRCQKVGTFYEFSVADNGIGIDPEYHQKIFEIFQTLREKNEMESTGVGLAIVKKIIDDQGEEIHVESKLGEGTKFTFTWRNNKKYEKA; this comes from the coding sequence ATGAAATTATCAACTCAAATAATTTTGGCCTTTACGCTCATCATTTTGCTTTCTGCTGCAGATTCGTACAGCAATTACAGATTATCGCTTAAAGTCAATCAAAATTCCGAGTTTCTATCAAAATCTGAAGAAGTGATACGAAATTCAAACAAAACACACCGAGCTATTTTACAAATGCAAAGTGCTGTTAGAGGTTACTTACTCACCAATGATAGTACCTATTTGGCTCCTTATTACAGCGGAATTGAAAAAGTCCCAGGATTTATTGTAGAACAGCATACGCTTATTGACAGCAATACTATTCAGGCTTCTATCTTGGATTCTATAAGCATTCTTCATGCCGAATGGCTTTCCTATACATCTGAATTGATTCGAGCCAGAAAAGAAAATCCTAGCACATACATAAACCTCTTAGACACTAAACTTAAAAAACATATTAGCAAAAACATTAATGATTCAATCACAAAAAAATTTAAAAATTTTGAACGAATAGAATACAAAACCAGAGCACATCACAGTGAAATGTTGCTTCATAGCTTAACAAAAACAAGAACATATTCGTTGGTATTTTTAACCCTCACGGTTTTTGTTGGAATATGCAGTACGGCATACATCGTAATTATGATTACAAAACGAATAAATTCAATGGTTCGTGTAGCCGATACAATCTCAAAAGGACGCTTTACTATTGTTCAAGATTATAAAAATGATGAATTAAGCGCACTTGCTGCATCTTTAAACATCATGTCGCGCCGACTGGAAAAGAATATTCAGGAATTGGAAAACAAAAATGAAGAACTCAACAAATTTGCCTATGTAGTTTCACACGATTTAAAAGCGCCGTTGCGAGGCATTTACAATGTAATCAGCTGGATTGAAGAAGATTTATCTAGCGAACTCTCCCCTGCTTTAAAAAACTATCTGAGCATCATCCCAAAAAGGACACAGCGTATGGAAGCCCTTATTAATGGACTTTTAGAGTATGCACGATTAAATCGAAAGACAACTCCTGAATTTGTTGACACCAATATTCTTGTTCATGAAATCGCACAATCAATTGTTCCGAGGGAATTCACGCTTCAAATTATCAATCTGCCAGAACTTGTTACAGAACGTTTAAAACTGGAACAGGTTTTTTCGAATTTAATAAGTAATGCTGTCAAATACTCAAAACCTGAAAATCCAAGTATTGAAATAAGGTGCCAAAAAGTAGGCACTTTTTATGAATTTTCGGTTGCTGATAACGGTATTGGCATTGATCCGGAATATCATCAAAAAATATTTGAAATCTTCCAGACGCTGAGAGAAAAAAATGAAATGGAAAGTACTGGAGTTGGATTGGCAATTGTCAAAAAAATCATTGATGATCAAGGTGAAGAAATACATGTAGAATCAAAACTAGGCGAAGGAACCAAGTTTACTTTTACCTGGAGAAATAATAAAAAATATGAGAAAGCCTAA